A genomic window from Streptomyces mirabilis includes:
- a CDS encoding MFS transporter, whose translation MTLSERSPALGDPSVDPARERRRVSLWLAIVACSVPMFMVALDNLVVSTALRTLAVDLEASTQQLQWFVNAYVLSFACLLMTGAALGDRFGRRRVFVIGIIVFTLASAGCGLADSSAQLIGCRAVQGFGAAAVMPLSLTLLSQAVPERLRGLALGLWSGISGLAVAMGPVVGGAVVDGLDWRWIFWINLPVGVVAVPLILLTLRESTLPGVRLDLAGMVLAAAGLCAVVWGIVHGDTDGWISAKVLGAFLGGAVLLAVFVAWEARVPEPMLPLSFYRVRAFTLTNVVSAAMYFGVFGSLFLLAQYLQIVPRRTPFEAGVRTLAWTLMPMFVAPVAGLLSDRVGGGRLMALGLFLQGVGLGWINVVADIDTPYSSLVAPMIVAGVGMGLVFAPTAAVVLGSVSKEHAGKASGANTTVREIGGALGIAVLSSVFVAHGGMGTPRRFIDGLHPAVWVGVAVVLVGAVCALGIPRGARPEGADA comes from the coding sequence ATGACGCTGTCCGAGCGAAGCCCGGCCCTGGGCGACCCTTCGGTCGACCCGGCGCGCGAGCGACGAAGGGTGTCGCTGTGGCTCGCGATCGTCGCGTGCAGCGTGCCCATGTTCATGGTCGCGCTGGACAACCTCGTCGTCTCCACGGCGCTGCGCACCCTGGCCGTGGACCTGGAGGCGTCCACCCAGCAGCTCCAGTGGTTCGTCAACGCGTACGTGCTCAGCTTCGCCTGTCTGCTGATGACGGGTGCCGCCCTGGGCGACCGGTTCGGGCGCCGGCGGGTGTTCGTGATCGGCATCATCGTCTTCACCCTGGCCTCCGCCGGCTGCGGACTGGCCGACAGCAGCGCGCAGTTGATCGGCTGTCGCGCCGTCCAGGGCTTCGGCGCCGCAGCGGTGATGCCGCTGTCGCTGACCCTGCTCTCCCAGGCCGTGCCGGAGCGGCTGCGCGGCCTCGCCCTCGGTCTGTGGTCGGGCATCAGCGGGCTGGCGGTGGCGATGGGCCCGGTGGTCGGCGGCGCGGTGGTCGACGGGCTGGACTGGCGGTGGATCTTCTGGATCAACCTGCCGGTGGGTGTCGTGGCCGTACCGCTCATCCTGCTCACCCTGCGCGAGAGCACGCTTCCGGGCGTCCGCCTCGACCTGGCCGGGATGGTGCTGGCCGCCGCCGGACTGTGCGCCGTGGTGTGGGGCATCGTGCACGGCGACACGGACGGCTGGATCTCGGCGAAGGTGCTGGGGGCGTTCCTGGGGGGCGCGGTGCTGCTCGCCGTCTTCGTGGCCTGGGAGGCGCGGGTTCCCGAGCCGATGCTGCCGCTCTCCTTCTACCGGGTACGGGCCTTCACCCTGACCAACGTCGTCTCCGCGGCCATGTACTTCGGCGTCTTCGGTTCGCTGTTCCTGCTCGCCCAGTACCTCCAGATCGTGCCGCGGCGCACGCCGTTCGAGGCCGGAGTGCGCACCCTGGCCTGGACCCTGATGCCCATGTTCGTCGCCCCCGTCGCCGGACTGCTCTCCGACCGGGTGGGCGGCGGCAGGCTGATGGCCCTCGGGCTCTTCCTGCAGGGCGTGGGTCTCGGCTGGATCAACGTGGTCGCGGACATCGACACCCCGTACTCGTCCCTCGTCGCCCCGATGATCGTCGCCGGTGTCGGCATGGGCCTCGTGTTCGCCCCGACGGCCGCGGTCGTCCTCGGCTCGGTCAGCAAGGAGCACGCCGGCAAGGCCTCCGGCGCCAACACCACCGTCCGCGAGATCGGCGGCGCCCTCGGTATCGCGGTCCTCAGCTCGGTCTTCGTCGCCCACGGCGGCATGGGCACGCCCCGGCGGTTCATCGACGGTCTGCACCCGGCGGTGTGGGTCGGCGTCGCGGTCGTCCTCGTGGGCGCGGTGTGCGCGCTGGGCATCCCGCGCGGGGCGCGACCGGAGGGGGCCGACGCGTGA
- a CDS encoding DUF3291 domain-containing protein, which translates to MPTLPWTTVNVPAPDSRAFVMASRFDVRSFRDVPRFFLRSLAAWKQVKGAPGAYGATLVAQPLKRTFWTLSAWEDKRALSTYAKTEPHRSIMTGLRSTTSGSVFTFWELPASELPLDWADARRRLAEQERADATGERGPSGTGHRPA; encoded by the coding sequence GTGCCCACACTCCCCTGGACCACCGTCAACGTGCCCGCACCGGACTCCCGGGCGTTCGTCATGGCCTCACGCTTCGACGTGCGTTCCTTCCGTGACGTACCGCGCTTCTTCCTGCGGTCCCTGGCCGCGTGGAAGCAGGTGAAGGGCGCGCCCGGCGCGTACGGCGCCACGCTCGTCGCCCAGCCGCTCAAGCGCACCTTCTGGACGCTGTCGGCCTGGGAGGACAAGCGGGCCCTCTCCACCTACGCGAAGACCGAACCGCACCGCTCGATCATGACCGGACTGCGGTCCACGACGAGCGGCTCGGTCTTCACGTTCTGGGAGCTTCCGGCCTCGGAACTCCCCCTCGACTGGGCGGACGCCCGGCGACGGCTGGCCGAGCAGGAGCGCGCCGACGCCACCGGCGAGCGCGGACCTTCCGGCACCGGACACCGCCCCGCCTGA
- a CDS encoding MerR family transcriptional regulator: protein MRMSELSRLSGVSVTTIKYYLREGLLPPGRQLSATQAEYDGNHLRRLRLIRALTGVRGLSVSTAREVLGALAEHTGDTHRLLGLTLGSIGPVEDSAEDSAERAEVEALIGELGWDVHTSAPARATLAETLGSLRGLGVPLDQGALVPYARLAERTAALDLDQLDGIDDPLELAERALLLTVLLEPALMALRRMAQENESARRHGDGRR, encoded by the coding sequence ATGCGTATGTCCGAGCTGAGCCGCCTCAGTGGCGTCTCCGTCACGACGATCAAGTACTACCTCCGCGAGGGGCTGCTCCCGCCCGGCCGGCAACTGTCGGCGACCCAGGCCGAGTACGACGGGAACCATCTGCGCAGGCTGCGCCTGATCCGCGCGCTGACCGGCGTCCGGGGGCTGTCCGTCAGCACCGCCCGGGAGGTCCTGGGGGCTCTGGCGGAGCACACCGGCGACACCCATCGCCTGCTCGGTCTCACCCTCGGTTCGATCGGGCCCGTCGAGGACTCCGCGGAGGACTCCGCTGAACGGGCCGAAGTCGAGGCGCTCATAGGGGAGTTGGGCTGGGATGTCCACACGTCGGCGCCCGCGCGGGCGACTCTGGCCGAGACTCTGGGCTCGCTGCGCGGCCTGGGCGTGCCGCTCGACCAGGGTGCGCTCGTGCCGTACGCCCGGCTGGCCGAACGCACCGCGGCGCTCGACCTCGACCAGCTGGACGGAATCGACGACCCGCTGGAACTGGCCGAGCGCGCGCTGCTGCTCACGGTCCTGCTCGAACCCGCGCTGATGGCGCTGCGGCGCATGGCTCAGGAGAACGAGTCGGCGCGGCGTCACGGGGATGGTCGCCGATGA
- a CDS encoding class III extradiol ring-cleavage dioxygenase, with amino-acid sequence MNSLLDPEVPAGAYDRFLVDALPRARSQRAWTPEDGPLPALYLSHGAPPLFDDGPWLRELFEWAQSLPKPKSVLIVSAHGEAAPLCLSAPAAHTPLVHDFGGFHPRSYTMRYDTPDATSLAHRVAGAMPDGESLYQHPSRGLDHGAWVPLMAMYPLGDIPVLQLSLPTHDPGRLLELGARLGPLREEGVLVIGSGFMTHGLPHLTREMLTRGEVPRWSSDFDTWVADALARGDGDVLAAFRTGAPGMPYAHPTVDHYIPLFVTLGAAPRADRAVRTTVEGFMMGFSKRSFQTAV; translated from the coding sequence GTGAATTCCCTCCTTGACCCCGAGGTGCCGGCCGGAGCGTACGACCGGTTCCTGGTCGACGCGCTGCCGCGAGCCCGGTCCCAGCGTGCGTGGACGCCCGAGGACGGGCCGCTTCCCGCGCTGTACCTGAGCCACGGCGCGCCCCCGCTGTTCGACGACGGACCATGGCTGCGGGAACTGTTCGAGTGGGCCCAGTCCCTGCCGAAGCCCAAGAGCGTCCTGATCGTCTCCGCACACGGGGAGGCGGCGCCGCTGTGCCTGTCCGCCCCGGCGGCGCACACCCCGCTCGTCCACGACTTCGGCGGCTTCCACCCGCGCTCCTACACGATGAGGTACGACACTCCCGACGCGACCTCCCTCGCGCACCGCGTGGCCGGGGCCATGCCGGACGGCGAGTCGCTGTACCAGCACCCCTCCCGCGGCCTCGACCACGGAGCCTGGGTGCCGCTGATGGCCATGTACCCCTTGGGTGACATCCCGGTGCTCCAGCTCAGCCTGCCCACCCACGACCCCGGCCGGCTCCTCGAACTCGGCGCCCGGCTCGGCCCGTTGCGGGAGGAGGGCGTCCTCGTGATCGGCTCGGGGTTCATGACGCACGGGCTGCCCCACCTCACCCGCGAGATGCTGACACGGGGCGAAGTGCCGCGCTGGTCCTCGGACTTCGACACCTGGGTCGCCGACGCGCTCGCCCGCGGCGACGGCGACGTACTCGCGGCCTTCCGGACCGGGGCGCCCGGAATGCCGTACGCCCATCCGACGGTCGACCACTACATCCCGCTGTTCGTCACGCTGGGCGCCGCCCCGAGGGCCGACCGGGCGGTGCGCACCACCGTCGAGGGTTTCATGATGGGCTTCTCCAAGCGGTCCTTCCAGACCGCGGTGTGA
- a CDS encoding maleylpyruvate isomerase family mycothiol-dependent enzyme, giving the protein MNDHADQTIDALRGGHDYLTAVVHGLATADLTRPSGASEWDVSQVLSHLGSGAEIGLASLEGALNGTGPKGGDFNKSVWARWDAMSPVERAEGFVTANEALVRGYEALDPRARAELRVDLGFLPAPVDVATVAGLRLGEFTHHTWDVEVAFDRTAVLAPAAVEPLLDQSGLLIGFLGKVEALGGRQVRLAVHTTAPRRAFGLDLVDAVALTDEPAEPDAVLSAPAEWWLRLVTGRHAAAHTPAEVTLKGDTLTLDDLRRVFPGF; this is encoded by the coding sequence ATGAACGACCATGCCGACCAGACCATCGACGCCCTGCGCGGCGGACACGACTACCTGACCGCCGTGGTGCACGGGCTCGCCACCGCCGACCTCACCCGGCCGTCGGGGGCGTCGGAGTGGGACGTGTCCCAGGTCCTCAGCCACCTGGGCAGCGGCGCGGAGATCGGCCTCGCGTCCCTGGAGGGCGCGCTGAACGGCACCGGGCCCAAGGGCGGCGACTTCAACAAGTCGGTGTGGGCGCGCTGGGACGCGATGTCCCCGGTCGAGCGAGCCGAGGGCTTCGTGACCGCCAACGAGGCGCTGGTGCGCGGGTACGAGGCTCTCGACCCGCGGGCCCGTGCCGAACTCCGGGTCGACCTCGGCTTCCTGCCCGCGCCCGTGGACGTCGCGACGGTGGCGGGTCTGCGGCTCGGCGAGTTCACCCACCACACCTGGGACGTGGAGGTGGCCTTCGACCGTACGGCGGTCCTGGCGCCCGCCGCGGTCGAGCCGCTCCTCGACCAGTCCGGACTGCTCATCGGCTTCCTCGGCAAGGTCGAGGCCCTCGGTGGACGGCAGGTTCGCCTCGCTGTCCACACCACCGCTCCCCGGCGCGCGTTCGGGCTCGACCTGGTCGACGCGGTCGCGCTCACCGACGAGCCGGCCGAGCCCGACGCCGTCCTGAGCGCACCGGCCGAGTGGTGGCTGCGGCTCGTCACCGGCCGCCATGCCGCCGCCCACACCCCGGCCGAGGTGACCCTCAAGGGCGACACCCTCACCCTGGACGACCTGCGACGCGTCTTCCCCGGGTTCTGA